The proteins below are encoded in one region of Scatophagus argus isolate fScaArg1 chromosome 24, fScaArg1.pri, whole genome shotgun sequence:
- the LOC124055587 gene encoding sodium/myo-inositol cotransporter-like, with protein MATANTMEMADIIIVAIYFILVLVIGFLAMWKANRSTVSGYFLAGRSMNWAAIGASLFVSNIGSEHFIGLAGSGAASGLSVAAWELNALLLLQLLGWIFIPVYVQSGVYTMPEYLSKRYGGKRLKVYFAALSLVLYIFTKLSVDLYAGALFIHESLGWNLYLSIILLIAMTALLTVTGGLVAVIYTDTVQAFLMIAGALCLTGISLFKVGGLEGVRTKYMQASPNITTILQLSPNLTYSETCLHHPKPDALKILRGPRDPDLPWPGFLLGQTPASIWYWCADQVIVQRVLAAKNIAHAKGSTLMAGFLKILPMFIIVIPGMISRILFADELACISPEHCMEVCGSAAGCSNVAYPRLVMSVMPVGLRGLMMAVMIAALMSDLDSIFNSASTIFTLDIYKMLRKQVSSRELVIVGRLFVVFMVIISIAWVPVIIEMQGGQMFYYIQEVSDYLTPPVAALFLLGVLWHRCNETGAFWGGMVGFGLGALRLILALVYREPHCNQPDERPSFIKDVHFMYVAAVLFWVSALVAVVVSLCTPPPRKEQIRTTTLWGLNKRKRLKQQEKEKTGKDINVLKPINHAIITGNSLLVKEKCQDHPNNHDDIESNHGNANLSNGHAITASDIDTHCPMQNGCHLTISDPKMVEEGEERRVRDGEEEEGGCFGGGVEGGRCMKALEWFCGLQEKPSKSQVITDKEQDKIVDELLHEPPRTRIILNVGLVVISCVAIFLFIYFSL; from the exons ATGGCTACTGCCAACACTATGGAAATGGCAGACATCATCATTGTAGCAATCTACTTCATCCTGGTGCTCGTGATTGGATTCCTTGCCATGTGGAAAGCCAATCGGAGCACAGTGAGCGGCTACTTCCTCGCTGGTCGCTCCATGAATTGGGCGGCTATAGGAGCTTCTCTGTTCGTCAGCAACATAGGAAGTGAGCATTTCATTGGACTAGCTGGATCAGGTGCTGCTAGCGGGCTCAGCGTGGCTGCATGGGAATTAAATGCTTTATTACTGCTCCAGTTGTTAGGCTGGATTTTTATCCCTGTGTATGTTCAATCTGGCGTCTACACCATGCCGGAGTACCTGTCCAAGCGGTACGGCGGGAAGCGACTAAAGGTGTATTTTGCCGCTTTATCTCTCGTCCTGTACATCTTCACCAAGTTGTCTGTGGACCTGTATGCTGGAGCCCTGTTCATTCATGAATCTTTAGGGTGGAATCTCTATCTGTCAATCATCCTCCTCATTGCCATGACAGCTTTGCTGACGGTTACTGGAGGTCTGGTTGCTGTCATCTACACAGATACGGTCCAGGCATTCCTCATGATTGCTGGAGCACTCTGCCTTACAGGCATCAGCCTCTTCAAAGTGGGAGGACTTGAAG GTGTGAGGACCAAGTACATGCAGGCTTCTCCAAACATCACAACCATCTTGCAGCTTTCACCCAATCTGACATATTCTGAAACATGTCTCCACCACCCGAAGCCAGATGCTCTGAAGATCCTTCGAGGTCCGAGGGATCCAGATCTCCCTTGGCCTGGTTTCTTACTGGGCCAGACTCCTGCCTCTATTTG GTACTGGTGTGCAGATCAAGTGATTGTACAGCGGGTTCTGGCAGCAAAGAACATTGCCCATGCCAAAGGTTCTACTCTAATGGCTGGCTTTCTGAAAATCCTTCCCATGTTCATCATTGTCATTCCAG GTATGATTTCCAGAATCCTATTTGCTGATGAGTTGGCATGTATCAGCCCAGAACACTGCATGGAAGTGTGCGGTTCTGCAGCCGGCTGTAGCAACGTGGCTTACCCACGACTCGTCATGTCAGTGATGCCCGTTGGTCTTCGTGGTCTAATGATGGCTGTCATGATCGCAGCTCTAATGAGTGACTTGGATTCTATCTTCAACTCAGCGAGCACCATATTTACATTGGATATTTACAAGATGCTACGAAAGCAGGTATCATCCAGGGAGTTGGTGATAGTTGGCAGGTTGTTTGTGGTTTTCATGGTGATCATCAGCATTGCTTGGGTGCCCGTCATTATCGAAATGCAAGGAGGTCAGATGTTCTATTACATTCAAGAAGTATCAGATTACCTGACCCCACCGGTAGCAGCCCTCTTCTTGCTTGGAGTCCTGTGGCATCGCTGCAATGAGACAGGTGCCTTTTGGGGTGGCATGGTAGGGTTTGGCCTTGGAGCATTGCGTCTGATTTTGGCACTTGTGTACCGCGAGCCTCACTGCAACCAGCCTGATGAACGGCCATCTTTCATCAAAGATGTTCATTTCATGTATGTGGCAGCTGTCTTGTTTTGGGTGTCAGCTTTGGTGGCTGTAGTTGTGAGTCTCTGCACACCTCCACCcagaaaagaacaaatcagAACCACTACTCTGTGGGGGTTAAACAAGAGAAAGAGGctaaaacagcaagaaaaagagaaaactggaAAGGACATTAATGTTTTGAAGCCTATAAACCATGCAATCATAACTGGAAACAGTTTGCTTGTTAAAGAAAAGTGTCAAGACCACCCAAACAACCATGATGACATTGAGTCCAATCATGGAAATGCTAATCTAAGCAATGGTCATGCTATCACAGCCAGTGACATAGATACCCACTGTCCAATGCAGAATGGTTGCCACTTAACAATTTCAGACCCTAAAATGgtagaagaaggagaagagagaagagtgagggatggggaggaggaagagggaggctGCTTTGGAGGAGGAGTAGAGGGTGGGAGGTGTATGAAGGCTTTAGAGTGGTTCTGTGGCTTACAGGAGAAGCCTTCCAAATCTCAGGTCATTACAGACAAGGAGCAGGATAAGATAGTGGATGAGCTTCTTCACGAACCTCCAAGAACCAGAATCATCCTGAACGTAGGCCTGGTGGTGATTAGCTGTGTCGCGATCTTTCTCTTCATCTATTTTTCCTTATAG